From Salvelinus fontinalis isolate EN_2023a unplaced genomic scaffold, ASM2944872v1 scaffold_1431, whole genome shotgun sequence, the proteins below share one genomic window:
- the LOC129849308 gene encoding cell surface glycoprotein 1-like, with translation MIMGGVRELLLFAMTVGVVKVSCYPVGKSQKQEQVSLQSRLGELSSNDVSIVHALALLRSIGSDAKQDREENLETNEVESQASPNHGSSTANDALSSDDATSGAAPGPSDDATSEAAPGPSDDATSEAAPGPSDDATSEAATGPSDDATSEAATGPSDDATSEAATGPSDDATAEAATGPSDDATAEAATGPSDDATAEAATGPSDDATAEAATGPSDDATAEAATGPSDDATAEAATGPSDDATAEAATGPSDDATAEAATGPSDDATAEAATGPSDDATAEAATGPSDDATAEAATGPSDDATAEAATGPSDDATAEAATGPSDDATAEAATGPSDDATAEAATGPSDDATAEAATGPSDDATAEAATGPSDDATAEAATGPSDDATAEAATGPSDDATAEAATGPSDDATAEAATGPSDDAATSEAATGPSDDATSEAATGPSDDAATTGPSDDATAATGLSDDATSEAATGPSDDATSEAATGPSDDATSEAATGPSDDATSEAATGPSDDATSEAATGPSDDAATTSEAATGPSDDAATTSEAATGPSDDAATTSEAATGPSDDAATTSEAATGPSDDAATTSEAATGPSDDAATTSEAATGPSDDAATTSEAATGPSDDAATTSEAATGPSDDAATTSEAATGPSDDAATTSEAATGPSDDAATTSEAATGPSDDAATTSEAATGPSDDAATTSEAATGPSDDAATTSEAATGPSDDAATTSEAATGPSDDAATTSEAATGPSDDAATTSEAATGPSDDATSEAATGPSDDATSEAATGPSDDATSEAATGPSDDATSEAATGPSDDATSEAATGPSDDATSEAATGPSDDATSEAATGPSDDATSEAATGPSDDATSEAATGPSDDATSEAATGPSDDATSEAATGPSDDATSEAATGPSDDATSEAATGPSDDATSEAATGPSDDATSEAATGPSDDATSEAATGPSDDATSEAATGPSDDATSEAATGPSDDATSEAATGPSDDATSEAATGPSDDATSEAATGPSDDATSEAATGPSDDATSEAATGPSDDATSEAATGPSDDATSEAATGPSDDATSEAATGPSDDATSEAATGPSDDATSEAATGPSDDATSEAATVPSDDATSEAATGPSDDAATTSEAATGPSDDATSEAATGPSDDATSEAATGPSDDATSEAATVPSGDATGPSDDNTSEAATGPSDDASAATGPSDDASAATGPSDDATSEAATGPSDHAIEELFTSASESPLTTNMDI, from the exons ATGATCATGGGAGGTGTGAGAGAATTACTGCTCTTTGCGATGACTGTGGGGGTTGTCAAAG TTTCTTGTTACCCTGTTGGAAAGTCCCAGAAGCAAGAGCAAGTCTCTCTGCAGAGCAGACTTGGAG AGCTGTCATCAAATGACGTCTCCATTGTGCATGCCCTGGCCTTGCTCCGATCCATAGGGTCTGACGCTAAACAAGACAGAGAAG AGAATTTAGAGACTAATGAAGTAGAATCCCAAGCTTCTCCAAACCATGGTAGCTCTACGGCAAATGATGCCCTGtcctctgacgacgctacctctggaGCTGcccctggcccgtctgacgacgctacctctgaagctgcccctggcccgtctgacgacgctacctctgaagctgcccctggcccgtctgacgacgctacctctgaagctgccactggcccgtctgacgacgccacctctgaagctgccactggcccgtctgacgacgccacctctgaagctgccactggcccgtctgacgacgccaccgctgaagctgccactggcccgtctgacgacgctaccgctgaagctgccactggcccgtctgacgacgctaccgctgaagctgccactggcccgtctgacgacgctaccgctgaagctgccactggcccgtctgacgacgctaccgctgaagctgccactggcccgtctgacgacgctaccgctgaagctgccactggcccgtctgacgacgctaccgctgaagctgccactggcccgtctgacgacgctaccgctgaagctgccactggcccgtctgacgacgctaccgctgaagctgccactggcccgtctgacgacgctaccgctgaagctgccactggcccgtctgacgacgctaccgctgaagctgccactggcccgtctgacgacgctaccgctgaagctgccactggcccgtctgacgacgctaccgctgaagctgccactggcccgtctgacgacgctaccgctgaagctgccactggcccgtctgacgacgctaccgctgaagctgccactggcccgtctgacgacgctaccgctgaagctgccactggcccgtctgacgacgctaccgctgaagctgccactggcccgtctgacgacgctaccgctgaagctgccactggcccgtctgacgacgctaccgctgaagctgccactggcccgtctgacgacgctaccgctgaagctgccactggcccgtctgacgacgctaccgctgaagctgccactggcccgtctgacgacgc cgctacctctgaagctgccactggcccgtctgacgacgctacctctgaagctgccactggcccgtctgacgacgctgccaccacaggcccgtctgacgacgccaccgCAGCCACTGGTttgtctgacgacgctacctctgaagctgccactggcccgtctgacgacgccacctctgaagctgccactggtccgtctgacgacgccacctctgaagctgccactggtccgtctgacgacgccacctctgaagctgccactggcccgtctgacgacgccacctctgaagctgccactggcccgtctgacgacgctgccactacctctgaagctgccactggcccgtctgacgacgctgccactacctctgaagctgccactggcccgtctgacgacgctgccactacctctgaagctgccactggcccgtctgacgacgctgccactacctctgaagctgccactggcccgtctgacgacgctgccactacctctgaagctgccactggcccgtctgacgacgctgccactacctctgaagctgccactggcccgtctgacgacgctgccactacctctgaagctgccactggcccgtctgacgacgctgccactacctctgaagctgccactggcccgtctgacgacgctgccactacctctgaagctgccactggcccgtctgacgacgctgccactacctctgaagctgccactggcccgtctgacgacgctgccactacctctgaagctgccactggcccgtctgacgacgctgccactacctctgaagctgccactggcccgtccgACGACGCTGccactacctctgaagctgccactggcccgtccgACGACGCTGccactacctctgaagctgccactggcccgtccgACGACGCTGccactacctctgaagctgccactggcccgtccgACGACGCTGccactacctctgaagctgccactggcccgtccgACGACGCTGccactacctctgaagctgccactggcccgtctgacgacgccacctctgaagctgccactggcccgtctgacgacgccacctctgaagctgccactggcccgtctgacgacgccacctctgaagctgccactggcccgtctgacgacgccacctctgaagctgccactggcccgtctgacgacgccacctctgaagctgccactggcccgtctgacgacgccacctctgaagctgccactggcccgtctgacgacgccacctctgaagctgccactggcccgtctgacgacgccacctctgaagctgccactggcccgtctgacgacgccacctctgaagctgccactggcccgtcggacgacgccacctctgaagctgccactggcccgtcggacgacgccacctctgaagctgccactggcccgtctgacgacgccacctctgaagctgccactggcccgtctgacgacgccacctctgaagctgccactggcccgtctgacgacgccacctctgaagctgccactggcccgtctgacgacgccacctctgaagctgccactggcccgtctgacgacgccacctctgaagctgccactggcccgtctgacgacgccacctctgaagctgccactggcccgtctgacgacgccacctctgaagctgccactggcccgtctgacgacgccacctctgaagctgccactggcccgtcggacgacgccacctctgaagctgccactggcccgtcggacgacgccacctctgaagctgccactggcccgtcggacgacgccacctctgaagctgccactggcccgtctgacgacgccacctctgaagctgccactggcccgtctgacgacgccacctctgaagctgccactggcccgtctgacgacgccacctctgaagctgccactggcccgtctgacgacgccacctctgaagctgccactggcccgtctgacgacgccacctctgaagctgccactggcccgtcggacgacgccacctctgaagctgccactggcccgtcggacgacgccacctctgaagctgccactgtcccgtctgacgacgccacctctgaagctgccactggcccgtctgacgacgccgccactacctctgaagctgccactggcccgtcggacgacgccacctctgaagctgccactggcccgtcggacgacgccacctctgaagctgccactggcccgtcggacgacgccacctctgaagctgccactgtccCGTCGGGCGACGCCACTGGTCCGTCTGACGACaatacctctgaagctgccactggtcCGTCTGACGACGCTAGCGCTGCCACTGGTCCGTCTGACGACGCTAGCGCTGCCACTGgtccgtctgacgacgctacctctgaagctgccactggcccgtctgaccaTGCCATTGAGGAACTGTTCACTTCTGCATCTGAGTCCCCGTTGACCACAAACATGGATATCTGA